A single genomic interval of Comamonas sp. 26 harbors:
- a CDS encoding PaaI family thioesterase has protein sequence MAIWTRELDLKALNAGSANTAISHLGIEFTEYGDDYVCARIHVDERTCQPYGILHGGVSVVLAETLGSLAAACSIPEGYRCVGLSVTANHVRAGRKGSWITATARPTHLGRTTHVWGIELRDEEGKLTCSCSLTMAILPPEVAKNARLDAASLGGVA, from the coding sequence ATGGCGATCTGGACCCGAGAGCTTGATCTGAAAGCACTGAACGCAGGCAGTGCCAATACGGCAATTTCCCACCTGGGCATTGAGTTCACCGAATACGGTGACGACTATGTCTGCGCCCGTATTCATGTGGATGAGCGCACCTGCCAACCCTATGGCATCTTGCATGGTGGTGTGAGCGTCGTGTTGGCTGAAACGCTGGGTTCGCTGGCTGCGGCTTGCAGCATTCCTGAGGGCTATCGCTGCGTGGGTCTGAGCGTGACCGCCAACCATGTGCGCGCAGGCCGCAAGGGCAGCTGGATCACCGCCACAGCGCGGCCCACGCATCTGGGGCGCACCACCCATGTCTGGGGCATAGAGCTGCGTGATGAGGAAGGCAAGCTGACCTGCAGTTGCAGCCTGACCATGGCGATTTTGCCGCCAGAAGTGGCGAAAAATGCTCGCCTGGATGCTGCATCGCTGGGCGGTGTGGCCTAA
- a CDS encoding branched-chain amino acid ABC transporter permease, with protein sequence MINPLPHTNQAYAEAPAVTSQSRPIRANSVWVGVVLPLACAVLLAAAQPFWSAYLSDLVVKIMILSIFALSLHILVGGAGLVSLGHAAYFGLGAYAAVKAAGPDGSNFLVMLGAAVGASGLYALVVGALSLRTKGVYFIMVTLAFAQLAFFVVHDVGYFGGSDGIYLMQRPAIGALDMENSSTQYFVVLAALVLVYAFIAMLRHSRFGHALSGIRVNEQRMRAAGFSTYGYKLAGFVIAGALAGLAGFLLAARDAVVNPELLAWHHSGEVLLMLILGGVGSLRGAVLGTITFVLLKELLSTHALMGNAADHWQLTLGIAIIVLVALLPKGLVGINDKWQKKAVAQTDKAQAATNQGANHE encoded by the coding sequence ATGATCAACCCGCTACCCCACACCAATCAGGCCTATGCCGAGGCACCCGCGGTAACCAGCCAGAGCCGCCCTATTCGCGCTAATAGCGTCTGGGTAGGCGTTGTACTGCCGCTGGCCTGCGCCGTACTACTGGCGGCCGCTCAGCCCTTCTGGTCGGCCTATCTATCTGATCTGGTCGTCAAGATCATGATCCTTTCCATCTTCGCGCTAAGCCTGCATATTTTGGTGGGCGGCGCGGGGCTGGTGAGTCTGGGACATGCCGCTTACTTTGGCCTGGGCGCTTATGCGGCGGTAAAGGCCGCGGGACCAGATGGCAGCAACTTTCTCGTCATGCTGGGCGCTGCCGTTGGCGCATCAGGGCTGTATGCGCTGGTGGTCGGCGCGCTCAGCCTGCGCACCAAGGGCGTGTACTTCATCATGGTCACGCTGGCGTTTGCACAGCTGGCGTTTTTTGTGGTGCATGACGTGGGCTACTTTGGCGGCAGCGACGGCATCTACCTCATGCAGCGCCCGGCCATTGGCGCGCTGGACATGGAAAACAGCAGCACCCAGTACTTCGTGGTGCTGGCCGCGCTGGTGCTGGTCTACGCCTTCATCGCCATGCTGCGCCACTCGCGTTTTGGTCATGCCTTGTCAGGCATTCGCGTCAACGAGCAGCGCATGCGCGCCGCCGGTTTTTCGACCTACGGCTACAAGCTCGCGGGCTTTGTGATTGCGGGCGCTCTGGCGGGACTGGCAGGCTTTCTGCTGGCTGCACGCGATGCCGTGGTCAACCCCGAACTGCTGGCCTGGCACCACTCGGGCGAGGTCTTGCTGATGCTAATTCTGGGCGGCGTGGGTTCACTGCGCGGCGCGGTGCTGGGCACCATCACCTTTGTGCTGCTCAAGGAGCTGCTGAGCACGCACGCCCTCATGGGCAATGCGGCCGACCACTGGCAGCTGACGCTGGGCATCGCCATCATCGTGCTCGTCGCCTTGCTGCCCAAGGGGCTGGTAGGCATCAACGATAAATGGCAGAAAAAGGCTGTAGCGCAGACAGATAAAGCGCAAGCAGCTACCAATCAAGGAGCAAACCATGAGTGA
- a CDS encoding branched-chain amino acid ABC transporter permease has product MDLATFLVQCLNSIQYGLLLFLLASGLTLIFGIMGVINLAHGSFYMIGAYMAFALSPYLGQHFITMLLVGVLITVVLGYALEWAFFSFLYERDHLQQVLMTYGLILVFEGLRAILVGNDVHGVEKPAWLAGSFPLMGMMQYPWYNVFAALACLVVALLMYYTVNRTRLGMMIRAGASNRDMVRGLGINIKRLYRIVFAVGVALAALAGMIAAPMSSVYPNMGSSVLIICFVVVVIGGIGSITGALIASLLVGFVDTFGKVFFQELSGMSIYLLMAVILVWRPEGLLGKRS; this is encoded by the coding sequence GTGGATCTCGCCACCTTTTTGGTGCAGTGCCTGAACTCGATTCAGTACGGGCTGCTGCTGTTTCTGCTGGCCTCAGGCCTGACCTTGATCTTCGGCATCATGGGCGTGATCAATCTCGCCCATGGCAGCTTCTACATGATTGGCGCCTATATGGCGTTTGCGCTGTCGCCCTATCTGGGCCAGCATTTCATCACCATGCTGCTGGTGGGCGTGCTCATCACCGTGGTGCTGGGCTACGCGCTGGAATGGGCGTTTTTCAGCTTTCTCTATGAGCGTGATCACCTGCAGCAGGTGCTGATGACCTATGGCCTGATTCTGGTGTTTGAAGGCCTGCGCGCCATCCTTGTGGGCAACGATGTGCATGGCGTGGAAAAGCCCGCGTGGCTGGCTGGCAGCTTTCCGCTGATGGGCATGATGCAGTACCCCTGGTACAACGTTTTTGCAGCGCTGGCCTGCCTGGTTGTGGCGCTGCTGATGTACTACACCGTCAACCGCACGCGGCTGGGAATGATGATTCGCGCCGGTGCCAGCAACCGCGACATGGTGCGCGGCCTGGGTATCAATATCAAGCGCCTGTACCGCATCGTTTTCGCCGTTGGCGTAGCACTGGCTGCATTGGCCGGAATGATTGCCGCGCCCATGAGCTCGGTCTACCCCAACATGGGCTCCAGCGTGCTCATCATCTGCTTTGTGGTCGTCGTGATCGGCGGCATTGGCTCCATCACGGGTGCGCTGATTGCCTCGCTGCTGGTGGGCTTTGTCGATACCTTCGGCAAGGTGTTTTTTCAGGAACTCAGCGGCATGAGCATCTACCTGCTGATGGCCGTAATTCTCGTCTGGCGACCCGAAGGTCTTCTGGGTAAACGGAGCTGA
- a CDS encoding ABC transporter ATP-binding protein, with protein sequence MSDAPKLSVRGLTRRFGGLVAVNEVNLDLHQGEVHAVIGTNGAGKSTLINMLSGEIAVSSGSIALEGHDVTRMPQPLRAKAGIGRSYQRTTIFPEFTVLENCRLTAQAQAQPRPWRIWESAQHCAASMERAQSALIRAGLAQHAQRIAGSLSHGAKRQLEVAMCLATAPRVLLLDEPLAGMGAEETERMLVLLQELKKAHAVLLVEHDMDAVFRIADRITVMVNGSVVATGTPDQIRTDPVVRTAYLGEEEHA encoded by the coding sequence ATGAGTGATGCTCCCAAGCTTTCGGTACGCGGCCTGACACGGCGCTTTGGCGGACTGGTGGCCGTCAATGAGGTGAATCTGGATCTGCATCAGGGTGAGGTCCATGCCGTCATCGGCACCAACGGCGCGGGCAAATCCACGCTGATCAATATGCTCTCGGGCGAGATAGCGGTTAGCAGCGGCAGCATTGCGTTGGAAGGTCATGATGTCACCCGCATGCCCCAGCCCCTGCGCGCCAAAGCAGGCATTGGCCGCAGCTACCAGCGCACCACCATCTTCCCGGAGTTCACGGTACTGGAAAACTGCCGCCTGACCGCACAGGCGCAGGCCCAGCCACGCCCCTGGCGCATCTGGGAATCTGCCCAGCATTGCGCCGCCAGCATGGAGCGCGCGCAATCGGCCCTCATACGCGCAGGTCTGGCGCAACATGCGCAGCGCATTGCAGGCAGCCTGAGCCATGGAGCAAAGCGCCAATTAGAAGTCGCCATGTGCCTTGCCACCGCACCGCGCGTGCTGCTGCTGGATGAGCCGCTGGCCGGCATGGGCGCAGAAGAAACCGAACGCATGCTGGTGTTGCTGCAAGAGCTGAAAAAAGCCCATGCCGTACTGCTGGTGGAACACGATATGGATGCCGTGTTTCGCATCGCAGATCGCATCACCGTCATGGTCAATGGCAGCGTGGTGGCGACCGGCACCCCCGACCAGATTCGCACAGACCCCGTGGTACGCACCGCCTATCTGGGAGAGGAAGAACATGCTTGA
- a CDS encoding ABC transporter ATP-binding protein: MFSLQDVHSFYGDSHILHGISLALPQGKAVGLLGRNGMGKTTLIRTLMGYVRARSGRVFSDGKEVTNFAPEKMAKLGIGYVPEGRGVFPNLSVKENLLMSARAGLDGQKNWTYERVLETFPRLKERLSNGGDQLSGGEQQMVSIGRALMTNPRLMILDEATEGLAPLVVAEIWRVIAEIRATGISTLIVDRDYKKVLAHTDYAAVMEKGKLALQAPSAQLQQQPEQLSSLLGV; encoded by the coding sequence CTGTTCAGCCTGCAGGATGTGCACAGTTTTTATGGCGACAGTCATATCCTGCACGGCATCTCTCTGGCGCTGCCGCAAGGCAAGGCCGTGGGCCTGCTGGGGCGCAACGGCATGGGCAAGACCACGCTGATTCGCACGCTGATGGGCTATGTACGGGCCCGCTCTGGCCGGGTGTTCTCGGACGGCAAGGAGGTGACGAATTTCGCCCCTGAAAAAATGGCCAAACTGGGCATTGGCTATGTGCCAGAAGGGCGCGGCGTGTTCCCCAATCTCTCCGTCAAAGAGAACCTGCTGATGAGCGCCAGAGCCGGACTGGACGGCCAGAAAAACTGGACATACGAGCGCGTGCTGGAGACCTTTCCGCGCCTCAAAGAACGGCTGTCCAACGGCGGCGATCAGCTATCAGGTGGCGAGCAGCAAATGGTGTCGATTGGCCGGGCGCTGATGACCAATCCACGCCTGATGATTCTGGATGAAGCCACCGAAGGTCTGGCCCCATTGGTGGTCGCAGAAATCTGGCGCGTGATTGCCGAAATTCGCGCCACCGGTATCTCCACCTTGATCGTGGACCGCGACTATAAAAAAGTACTGGCCCACACCGATTACGCGGCTGTGATGGAAAAAGGCAAGCTGGCCTTGCAAGCCCCTTCTGCGCAATTGCAGCAGCAGCCAGAGCAGCTTTCAAGCCTGCTGGGCGTATAA
- a CDS encoding acetyl-CoA hydrolase/transferase family protein, translating to MTIADRVRYPEFLSRVMTAEEAAAMIPHGVNVGMSGFTGAGYPKALPQAIAARAKAEHAQGKPYKINVWTGASTAAECDGVMAEAHALGQRLPFNTDPVARKAVNAGEIDFIDMHLSHVAQHAWFGFLGHMSIAVIEVLGVTADGLLIPSTAVGNNKTWLEIADKVILEVNTKPPAKMEGMHDIYYGTAIPPRRMPINMTHADDRIGEPYLKVDPAKVIAVVETHKGDRDNVFATPDENSNKIAGYIIDFLAHEMKMGRLPKEMLPIQSGVGNVANAVLAGLLTSPFENLLGFTEVLQDGMLELLRVGKMSKASATSISLGKEACKDFEDNIDFYRERIILRPQEISNHPELVRRLGIIAMNSMIEADIYGNINSTHVMGTGMMNGIGGSGDFARNGYLSFFVTPSVAKDGKISCIVPMCSHVDHTEHDTQIIVTEQGLADLRGLSPKQRAQVIIDKCAHPDYRDQLQDYFDRSRQQGAQHTPHILTEALSWHQRFMDKGDMRA from the coding sequence ATGACCATCGCAGATCGCGTACGTTACCCAGAATTCCTCTCGCGCGTCATGACGGCCGAAGAGGCTGCCGCCATGATCCCTCATGGTGTCAATGTCGGCATGAGCGGCTTTACCGGAGCCGGCTACCCCAAGGCATTGCCCCAGGCTATCGCGGCCCGTGCCAAGGCTGAACATGCCCAAGGCAAGCCCTACAAGATCAATGTCTGGACGGGTGCCTCCACCGCCGCTGAGTGCGATGGCGTGATGGCTGAGGCTCATGCACTGGGTCAGCGCCTGCCTTTCAATACCGACCCCGTTGCCCGCAAGGCCGTGAATGCCGGTGAGATCGACTTCATCGACATGCACCTGTCCCATGTGGCACAGCACGCATGGTTTGGCTTTCTGGGCCACATGAGCATCGCCGTGATCGAAGTGCTGGGTGTGACGGCCGATGGCCTGCTAATCCCTTCAACAGCCGTGGGCAACAACAAGACCTGGCTCGAGATCGCCGACAAGGTGATTCTGGAAGTCAACACCAAGCCGCCCGCCAAGATGGAAGGCATGCACGACATCTACTACGGCACGGCCATTCCGCCCCGCCGCATGCCCATCAACATGACGCATGCCGACGACCGTATTGGCGAGCCTTATCTGAAGGTTGACCCTGCCAAGGTGATCGCCGTTGTGGAAACCCACAAGGGTGACCGCGACAACGTGTTTGCCACACCGGACGAGAACTCCAACAAGATTGCTGGCTACATCATCGACTTCCTCGCTCACGAGATGAAGATGGGCCGCCTGCCCAAGGAAATGCTGCCCATCCAGTCGGGCGTGGGCAATGTGGCTAACGCCGTGCTGGCCGGTCTGTTGACCAGCCCGTTCGAGAACCTGCTGGGCTTCACCGAAGTGCTGCAAGACGGCATGCTGGAGCTGCTGCGCGTGGGAAAGATGAGCAAGGCATCGGCCACCTCGATTTCTCTGGGCAAGGAAGCTTGCAAGGACTTCGAGGACAACATCGACTTCTATCGTGAGCGCATCATCCTGCGTCCGCAGGAAATCTCGAACCACCCCGAGCTGGTGCGTCGCCTGGGCATCATCGCCATGAACTCGATGATCGAAGCCGACATCTACGGCAACATCAACTCCACCCACGTCATGGGCACGGGCATGATGAACGGCATCGGTGGCTCGGGCGACTTTGCGCGCAACGGCTATCTGTCCTTCTTCGTCACGCCTTCCGTGGCCAAGGACGGCAAGATCAGCTGCATCGTGCCCATGTGCTCGCACGTGGACCACACCGAGCACGACACGCAGATCATCGTCACCGAACAAGGTCTGGCCGACCTGCGCGGCCTCTCGCCAAAGCAGCGCGCGCAAGTGATCATTGACAAGTGCGCTCACCCCGACTACCGCGACCAGTTGCAGGACTACTTTGACCGCTCGCGCCAGCAGGGTGCGCAGCATACGCCGCACATCCTGACCGAGGCCCTGAGCTGGCATCAGCGCTTCATGGACAAGGGCGACATGCGAGCCTGA